A genomic window from Enoplosus armatus isolate fEnoArm2 chromosome 18, fEnoArm2.hap1, whole genome shotgun sequence includes:
- the LOC139301645 gene encoding piggyBac transposable element-derived protein 4-like, whose amino-acid sequence MSSRRLTVEETLAQILNWDSDAEEEISETEDLSETEDNVIDDPDCQFSSDEEDSEDESAVVSPSDENQGMQQSSSTEGTWASKDGNIKWSTSPHQSRGRLSSSNVIKMTPGPTRFAVTRVDDIQSAFQLFISPPIEKIILDMTNLEGRRVFQEKWKPLDQTDLHAYIGILVLAGVYRSKGEATASLWDEENGRTIFRATMSLETFHMISRVIRFDNRDTRAGRRERDKLAAIRDVWDKWVEILPLLYNPGPHVTVDERLVPFRGRCPFRQYMPNKPAKYGIKIWVACDAKSSYAWNMQVYTGKLPGGAPEKNQGMRVVLEMSEGLQGHNITCDNFFTSYRLGDELQKRKLTMLGTVRRNKPELPKEILKVQGRPLHSSIFAFSEKATVVSYCPKRNKNVLVMSTMHTDASLSTREDMKPQMILDYNSTKGGVDNLDKVTATYSCQRKTARWPLVIFYNIVDVSAYNAYVLWTEINQQWNAGKLYRRRLFLEQLGKALVTPKMQSRARPPRNPAAAAVIEKVKLTSPNQSAMDPLDTGVKKRKRCQVCPSRDDSKTSTCCVKCKNYICRKHTITFCPSCGEH is encoded by the coding sequence atgAGCTCTAGAAGGTTAACAGTTGAAGAAACTTTGGCACAGATTTTGAACTGGGATAGtgatgcagaggaagagatttCAGAGACAGAGGATCTTTCAGAGACCGAGGACAATGTTATTGATGATCCAGATTGTCAATTTTCCTCCGATGAGGAGGATTCAGAGGACGAGTCTGCCGTTGTCTCTCCATCAGATGAAAACCAAGGAATGCAGCAATCATCATCCACAGAGGGGACATGGGCATCTAAAGATGGTAATATAAAATGGTCAACATCACCACACCAAAGCCGAGGCAGACTGTCATCTTCCAATGTCATCAAAATGACTCCCGGTCCTACAAGATTTGCTGTCACACGAGTTGATGATATTCAATCAGCATTTCAGCTCTTCATATCCCCACCAATAGAGAAGATTATACTGGACATGACCAATTTGGAGGGAAGGCGTGTATTTCAAGAGAAATGGAAGCCACTGGATCAGACTGACTTGCATGCTTACATTGGAATTCTGGTATTAGCTGGAGTGTACAGGTCAAAGGGAGAAGCAACTGCAAGTCTGTGGGATGAAGAGAATGGAAGGACAATCTTTCGAGCAACAATGTCTCTGGAGACATTTCACATGATATCTCGTGTGATCCGATTTGACAACCGCGACACCAGAGCTGGTCGACGTGAAAGAGACAAGCTAGCTGCGATCAGAGATGTATGGGATAAATGGGTCGAAATTCTGCCATTGTTGTACAATCCTGGTCCCCATGTTACTGTTGATGAGCGCCTTGTTCCATTCAGGGGGCGCTGTCCTTTCCGACAGTACATGCCCAACAAGCCCGCCAAGTATGGCATCAAAATATGGGTAGCCTGTGATGCAAAATCTAGCTATGCATGGAATATGCAAGTATACACTGGAAAGCTACCTGGAGGAGCACCTGAGAAGAATCAGGGGATGCGTGTTGTGCTGGAGATGAGTGAAGGGCTGCAAGGTCATAACATCACATGTGACAACTTCTTTACATCCTACCGCCTTGGAGATGAACTTCAGAAGAGGAAGCTGACTATGTTGGGAACAGTCAGAAGAAATAAGCCAGAACTTCCCAAGGAAATTCTGAAGGTGCAGGGCAGACCTCTGCATTCCTCAATATTTGCTTTCAGTGAGAAAGCAACAGTTGTTTCATACTGCCCAAAGAGAAACAAGAATGTTCTTGTAATGAGCACAATGCACACAGATGCATCTCTGAGCACAAGAGAAGACATGAAGCCACAAATGATCCTGGACTACAACTCCACCAAAGGAGGAGTTGACAATCTGGACAAAGTCACAGCAACATACAGCTGCCAGCGCAAGACTGCCCGTTGGCCCTTGGTCATTTTCTACAACATTGTGGACGTGTCTGCTTACAATGCCTATGTCCTGTGGACTGAAATCAACCAACAATGGAATGCCGGCAAATTGTACCGACGTCGGCTTTTCCTGGAACAACTCGGCAAAGCACTTGTCACTCCCAAGATGCAGAGTCGAGCCAGGCCACCTCGAaacccagcagctgcagctgtcatTGAAAAGGTCAAGCTCACGTCACCCAACCAATCTGCAATGGATCCACTGGATACAGGTGTGAAGAAACGGAAAAGATGCCAGGTCTGTCCCTCCCGAGATGACAGTAAAACAAGTACCTGCTGTGTGAAATGCAAGAATTACATCTGCAGAAAGCACACAATTACATTCTGTCCATCATGTGGAGaacattga